Proteins found in one Brevibacillus brevis genomic segment:
- a CDS encoding Ig-like domain-containing protein has protein sequence MKNWQKGMLATAVTVGLIFSGVGQVPALANSSTTSTQKKISKLVVDTKTVKLKKAGTQQLNVRVQYTDKTTEDVTQQAEWTSSDSDIASVDKGLVTAVSSGKTRVKASFGGKSVNVPVEIDVISKLTADQKKLALGVGGTKQVNATATFSDKSTADVTAQAEWESNDTEIVTVANGLVTAVSSGTAKLKVKYGGKSVSIPVEVDVVSKLDSDKKKLYLRPDTTQSITLLATLSTKEKVDVTSKAKWTSDDAKVAIVENGVVTTVGSGKTRIKATYGGKTISIPVESAVISKLEFDMKKADLKVGESKDLKVSVIYTDKTKVDVTTDADWISTNSSVVTVADGKITAVKAGRATIAATYNGKVVKIQVTVK, from the coding sequence ATGAAAAACTGGCAAAAAGGGATGCTCGCTACGGCTGTTACCGTTGGGCTAATCTTTTCCGGTGTCGGTCAAGTACCGGCGTTGGCAAATTCTTCGACGACAAGTACGCAGAAGAAGATTTCCAAGCTTGTGGTTGATACAAAGACAGTAAAGTTGAAAAAAGCGGGGACACAGCAGTTGAACGTCCGCGTTCAATACACAGATAAAACAACGGAAGACGTCACACAGCAAGCGGAGTGGACTTCCTCTGACAGTGACATCGCAAGCGTTGACAAGGGCTTGGTTACAGCAGTTAGTTCCGGGAAAACAAGAGTGAAAGCAAGCTTTGGGGGCAAAAGTGTGAATGTCCCTGTTGAGATCGATGTGATTTCCAAGCTCACAGCTGACCAGAAGAAACTGGCTCTCGGCGTGGGAGGCACGAAACAGGTAAACGCAACTGCGACCTTCTCTGACAAGTCTACTGCTGATGTAACGGCTCAGGCAGAGTGGGAAAGCAATGATACAGAGATCGTAACGGTAGCGAATGGATTGGTTACGGCAGTAAGCTCGGGCACAGCGAAGCTCAAAGTAAAGTACGGTGGAAAAAGCGTATCCATTCCAGTAGAGGTGGATGTCGTCTCCAAGCTGGACAGTGATAAGAAAAAGCTGTACCTGCGTCCAGACACTACCCAGTCGATTACGCTGCTGGCTACCCTGTCTACCAAAGAAAAAGTCGATGTAACAAGCAAAGCCAAGTGGACATCCGACGATGCAAAAGTCGCCATAGTTGAAAACGGAGTCGTGACAACTGTAGGCTCAGGCAAAACGAGAATCAAAGCAACTTACGGTGGTAAGACGATCTCGATCCCTGTAGAGTCTGCTGTCATCTCCAAATTGGAATTTGACATGAAAAAGGCCGATCTCAAAGTCGGCGAATCAAAAGACTTGAAGGTATCTGTTATCTATACCGACAAAACCAAGGTTGACGTCACAACCGATGCAGACTGGATCTCTACGAACAGCTCCGTTGTGACTGTAGCGGATGGCAAGATCACGGCTGTAAAAGCAGGTCGTGCAACGATTGCGGCGACGTATAATGGAAAAGTTGTAAAAATACAAGTAACCGTGAAGTAA
- a CDS encoding CidA/LrgA family protein — protein sequence MKRWFSIIAQVLLLFGFTWLGKWVSLFFHLPVPGSLIGLALLFICLYTGLIRLQWVEAGATLLFSQMILFFVPSLVGMMQYPWLLGIKGLLVLVVVVSGCALVMISTGVVAERMFNRGEVKQHDPVENI from the coding sequence ATGAAAAGATGGTTCTCCATCATCGCACAAGTTTTGCTTTTGTTCGGCTTCACCTGGCTTGGGAAATGGGTGAGCTTGTTTTTTCACCTTCCAGTTCCCGGCAGTCTGATCGGACTCGCGCTTTTGTTCATTTGTTTATATACCGGCTTGATTCGTCTACAATGGGTGGAAGCAGGAGCGACTCTGTTATTCTCGCAGATGATCCTGTTTTTCGTACCATCGCTGGTCGGGATGATGCAGTATCCATGGTTATTAGGTATAAAAGGATTGCTGGTGCTTGTGGTCGTCGTGAGCGGTTGTGCGCTTGTGATGATTTCGACAGGTGTTGTTGCTGAGCGCATGTTCAATCGTGGAGAGGTGAAACAGCATGATCCTGTGGAAAACATCTAG
- a CDS encoding GNAT family acetyltransferase gives MRIESFSLQQYEDVIQLWQRAGLQLSCSDTREGLRKKLERDAELFLVAMNEEERMIAAVMGSYDGRRGWVNHLAVDPDFQGQDIGSRLMDELEKRLANIGCEKINLLIEPANHGVQAFYNQLGYERDELIFMEKWIASGKG, from the coding sequence ATGAGAATTGAATCATTCTCTTTGCAACAATACGAGGACGTCATTCAGCTATGGCAACGAGCCGGATTACAGCTTTCTTGCTCGGATACACGTGAGGGATTGCGTAAAAAGCTGGAGCGAGACGCAGAGCTTTTCTTGGTGGCAATGAATGAGGAGGAAAGGATGATAGCAGCTGTAATGGGCAGCTATGACGGACGGCGAGGATGGGTGAATCATCTGGCAGTCGATCCGGATTTCCAAGGACAAGACATAGGGAGCAGGCTGATGGATGAGCTGGAAAAGCGGCTGGCGAATATCGGGTGTGAAAAGATTAATCTGTTGATCGAGCCGGCCAATCATGGTGTACAAGCTTTTTACAATCAGCTTGGGTATGAGCGTGACGAACTAATTTTCATGGAGAAGTGGATTGCTTCTGGTAAAGGATAA
- a CDS encoding DMT family transporter: protein MRPLYIVLLLCTSFLWGGNFVVGKFLVGHASSLTLTNLRWLIAVVCLLPVVWIREKRIFPTREALLPLIVMGVTGVALFNLFMFWALERTDATNVGLLSTLNPVSIAIFSFLLMGDKIRPLQIVAMLISFTGVLVVMTKGDFAHLSQLHFNTGDLWMLAAVAMWGIYSVCARWAMKTVSPMMSTLYSGIFGVALMLPFNVTTFTISNTDWTFWLSLFYVGVMATVVSMVLWNIGVQKVGATSAGMFLNFNPVFTAILAFLLLGERMTIIQVLGSVIVIVGCYMFSRLKHVTTPTAHSVKQAQG from the coding sequence ATGAGACCGCTATATATCGTCCTATTACTCTGTACCAGCTTCCTTTGGGGAGGAAATTTTGTTGTCGGTAAATTTCTTGTCGGGCACGCGTCTTCCTTGACGTTGACCAATTTGCGCTGGCTCATTGCTGTTGTTTGTTTGTTGCCCGTTGTTTGGATACGCGAAAAGCGGATTTTTCCAACGCGAGAAGCACTCCTTCCTTTGATCGTGATGGGAGTAACCGGCGTAGCACTTTTTAATTTATTCATGTTCTGGGCCCTTGAGCGGACAGACGCGACCAATGTCGGGCTATTGTCCACGCTGAATCCAGTTTCAATTGCGATTTTTTCCTTTTTGCTGATGGGCGATAAAATTCGACCGTTGCAGATTGTCGCGATGCTGATTTCGTTTACAGGCGTGCTTGTGGTGATGACCAAAGGAGACTTCGCACACTTGTCCCAGTTGCATTTCAACACGGGCGATTTGTGGATGCTCGCCGCTGTCGCCATGTGGGGGATTTACTCCGTATGCGCGCGGTGGGCGATGAAGACCGTCTCGCCGATGATGTCCACGCTGTACTCGGGGATTTTCGGTGTTGCGCTGATGCTGCCCTTTAATGTCACTACATTTACGATCAGCAACACAGACTGGACGTTCTGGCTGTCGCTGTTCTACGTTGGTGTAATGGCGACTGTCGTCAGCATGGTATTGTGGAATATCGGTGTACAAAAGGTTGGCGCAACCTCAGCAGGTATGTTCCTCAATTTCAATCCTGTTTTTACGGCCATCCTCGCATTTCTTTTGCTCGGGGAGCGTATGACCATCATCCAAGTGCTCGGCAGTGTAATCGTCATTGTCGGCTGCTATATGTTCTCACGCTTAAAGCATGTCACGACTCCGACAGCACATTCAGTCAAACAAGCACAAGGCTAA
- a CDS encoding LysR family transcriptional regulator, with the protein MDIRQLQYFVEVVKHKNFTKAAQSLHVSQPSISKMIKALEEELEVVLLDRTERKMDLTDAGEMVYSYATKVLQLMEGMSSAIAELRNVERGRVKLGMMPTVGSFLLPNVIALFKKQYPGIDIEMKEYSAKLLEIQMEQGSIDVALTVLPTDQEKFVAVPLLAEDLVAIVHREHWLAGVDEVSLEQLKDEAFILFTEEYAMHDVVRQACKLSGFEPKVAYMSSLWDFVGEMVATQLGISLIPRSIVRRLNNGQLHTVNISYPVIDWQYALIYRKEGYLSHATKAFISFVEKMYSHNQME; encoded by the coding sequence ATGGATATTCGACAGCTGCAATACTTTGTGGAAGTAGTTAAACATAAAAACTTTACGAAGGCCGCGCAATCCCTTCACGTCTCCCAGCCTTCTATCAGCAAAATGATCAAGGCATTGGAAGAAGAGCTAGAGGTAGTTCTGCTGGATCGGACGGAGCGGAAAATGGATCTGACAGACGCTGGGGAAATGGTCTACAGCTATGCGACCAAAGTGTTGCAGCTTATGGAAGGCATGTCGTCGGCGATTGCAGAATTGCGAAATGTCGAGCGTGGTCGGGTCAAACTGGGTATGATGCCGACAGTGGGTTCTTTTCTCTTGCCGAATGTGATCGCCTTGTTTAAAAAGCAGTATCCAGGCATCGATATCGAGATGAAGGAATACAGCGCCAAGCTGCTTGAAATCCAAATGGAGCAAGGCAGCATCGATGTAGCATTAACCGTTCTTCCAACGGATCAGGAAAAATTTGTGGCGGTTCCCTTGCTCGCAGAGGACCTCGTCGCGATCGTTCATCGGGAGCATTGGCTCGCGGGAGTCGATGAGGTGAGCTTGGAACAGCTCAAGGACGAGGCTTTCATTTTGTTTACCGAAGAGTACGCGATGCATGATGTGGTGCGCCAAGCGTGCAAGCTGTCCGGCTTTGAACCGAAAGTCGCTTACATGAGCTCTTTATGGGATTTTGTCGGAGAGATGGTGGCTACCCAGCTGGGGATCTCACTCATTCCACGATCCATCGTGAGACGCTTGAATAACGGACAATTGCACACTGTCAACATTTCGTACCCGGTGATTGACTGGCAGTATGCCTTGATTTATCGAAAAGAAGGGTATTTATCGCATGCGACTAAGGCTTTTATATCGTTTGTAGAGAAAATGTACAGTCATAACCAAATGGAATAG
- a CDS encoding LrgB family protein gives MILWKTSSVILTLFFFYGAKRFNKKRPSLLFSPAVLAPIGLILFLLFAGIPYQVYSEATSLISEMMSVVTVAFAIPLYRNWSVLMAHRRMILTSLATGSLIAIIAGVSTTMLVGLGKEAAISVIPRSITLPIAVSVTEAIGGMPTMTAVFGMLTSFAGVFLAPKIIKRMRLRHPVSIGLMYGMGAHALGMVKAFERGETEGSSATLAVIAGAMITVVWAFALLPVIMSWLAV, from the coding sequence ATGATCCTGTGGAAAACATCTAGCGTGATTCTGACACTCTTTTTCTTCTATGGGGCCAAACGTTTCAATAAGAAAAGACCGTCTTTGCTGTTTTCTCCGGCTGTTTTGGCGCCGATTGGATTGATTCTGTTTTTGCTTTTCGCAGGCATTCCTTATCAGGTGTATAGTGAAGCAACCTCGCTCATTAGTGAGATGATGAGCGTAGTCACAGTGGCGTTTGCGATTCCGCTGTACCGAAATTGGTCGGTGTTAATGGCGCATCGCCGGATGATTTTGACGAGTCTTGCTACGGGTTCCCTGATTGCCATCATTGCAGGAGTATCTACGACGATGCTCGTCGGATTGGGAAAAGAAGCGGCGATTAGCGTCATTCCTCGCTCGATTACTCTGCCTATTGCGGTGAGCGTAACCGAGGCGATTGGCGGAATGCCTACGATGACAGCGGTATTTGGCATGCTGACCAGCTTCGCAGGCGTTTTTCTTGCTCCCAAGATCATCAAGAGAATGAGGCTCCGTCATCCTGTTTCCATTGGCTTGATGTACGGAATGGGTGCACATGCGTTGGGGATGGTAAAAGCGTTTGAGCGTGGGGAAACAGAAGGAAGCAGTGCGACTTTGGCTGTGATCGCCGGAGCGATGATTACAGTAGTGTGGGCGTTTGCCTTGCTGCCCGTGATTATGTCGTGGCTGGCTGTGTGA
- a CDS encoding ROK family transcriptional regulator produces the protein MMKKIMKQDQDVTKQHNKQMILDIIKKQRPISRAEIAKITRMSATSIGRFVSELCEEGLIRETELTSSGVGRKAIMLDIEPGGIYTIGVDMAKKRISFGIMDFSEAIIAQHRMDHKTQDSTPEETAELICNEIEGMLNQTGIPLEKVVGIGIGMPGVINYERGIVQLSTTLDWKDVAFASLIEKRLKIKTVIDNDLKVKILSEYLYGSAKGSNKTALIGIGTGIGSALIINGEVFRGGSNSAGELGHTTLDPNGNLCECGKRGCLQTYIDENSLIIEARRVKDVSDVRQVFAAARNEERWAKEIVSRTALYLGITINNIVCMYNPDTVIVSGDLVENYREIIDLVEEHSDQVIWEPFKGKFRVIPSELKGEAIVMGAGALAMQHFAPLAGRWAEES, from the coding sequence ATGATGAAAAAAATCATGAAACAAGATCAGGACGTCACCAAGCAGCATAACAAGCAAATGATCCTCGACATTATCAAAAAGCAAAGACCGATATCGCGTGCGGAAATCGCCAAAATTACGCGGATGAGTGCCACCTCGATTGGCAGATTTGTCAGCGAGCTGTGCGAAGAAGGACTGATTCGAGAGACAGAGCTTACCTCATCAGGTGTGGGCAGGAAGGCAATCATGCTCGACATCGAGCCGGGAGGCATTTATACAATTGGCGTGGATATGGCAAAAAAACGCATTAGCTTTGGGATCATGGACTTTAGCGAAGCGATTATTGCACAGCACCGGATGGATCATAAAACACAGGATTCTACACCGGAAGAAACGGCTGAACTGATTTGTAACGAGATCGAAGGGATGCTCAACCAGACCGGTATTCCGCTAGAAAAAGTGGTCGGGATCGGGATTGGAATGCCTGGGGTGATCAATTATGAGCGAGGGATTGTTCAGCTATCCACTACGCTGGACTGGAAGGACGTAGCGTTCGCCAGCCTGATTGAAAAAAGGCTGAAAATCAAAACCGTTATCGACAACGATTTGAAGGTGAAAATTCTCTCGGAGTACTTGTACGGATCTGCCAAAGGCTCGAACAAGACAGCCCTGATCGGCATTGGCACGGGTATCGGTTCTGCGTTGATTATCAATGGCGAAGTGTTTCGCGGGGGCTCCAATAGCGCAGGAGAGCTGGGGCATACGACGCTCGATCCGAATGGGAATCTGTGCGAATGCGGAAAACGAGGATGCCTGCAAACCTACATAGACGAAAATTCTTTGATCATAGAAGCGCGTCGGGTGAAGGATGTCAGTGATGTCCGACAGGTTTTCGCAGCGGCGAGAAACGAAGAGCGCTGGGCGAAGGAAATTGTCTCACGTACTGCGTTGTACCTCGGAATCACGATTAACAATATTGTGTGCATGTACAATCCAGATACTGTGATAGTAAGCGGTGATTTGGTAGAGAATTATCGCGAAATCATTGACTTGGTCGAGGAGCATAGCGATCAAGTGATCTGGGAGCCATTCAAGGGGAAATTCCGTGTCATCCCTTCTGAATTGAAGGGGGAGGCGATCGTGATGGGAGCAGGAGCATTGGCGATGCAACACTTTGCACCCTTGGCAGGGAGATGGGCAGAAGAATCATGA
- the metA gene encoding homoserine O-acetyltransferase MetA: MPIKLPDELPATEILAQENIFVMKDSRAFTQDIRPLRIVILNLMPVKETTETQLLRLLGNTPLQVEIVLLHMSSHTSKNTSEEHLSMFYKTFEEIRDQRFDGMIITGAPVEQLEFTDVTYWQELTEILDWKMENVTSTLHICWGAQAGLYHHFGVPKHPLPEKMFGIFPHTLNKQNVKLFRGFDNYFHIPHSRHTENRREDIEQVPELEILSESDEAGVYIVATRDGRQIFVTGHSEYDPTTLQDEYQRDVNKGLDIAVPRNYYPKDDPSREPIVTWRAHANLMFSNWLNYYVYQETPYDLNNNKR, translated from the coding sequence ATGCCAATCAAATTGCCCGACGAATTGCCTGCAACGGAAATACTCGCCCAAGAAAATATTTTTGTGATGAAGGATAGTCGTGCTTTCACGCAGGACATACGACCGCTCAGGATCGTCATTCTCAACCTCATGCCCGTGAAGGAAACAACGGAAACACAGTTGCTCCGTCTCCTGGGGAATACACCGCTACAGGTGGAAATCGTGCTATTGCACATGTCCAGTCATACATCCAAAAATACGTCGGAAGAACATTTATCGATGTTTTATAAAACGTTTGAGGAGATCCGTGACCAGCGATTTGATGGCATGATCATCACCGGAGCGCCAGTCGAACAGCTCGAGTTCACAGACGTCACGTATTGGCAGGAGCTAACAGAAATTCTCGATTGGAAAATGGAGAACGTCACGTCGACCCTGCATATTTGTTGGGGAGCACAAGCAGGTCTTTACCACCACTTTGGCGTTCCGAAGCATCCTTTGCCAGAAAAAATGTTCGGAATCTTCCCTCATACACTCAATAAGCAAAATGTGAAGCTGTTCCGCGGATTTGACAACTACTTCCACATCCCGCATTCCAGGCATACCGAAAATCGCAGGGAAGACATCGAGCAAGTGCCTGAACTGGAGATTTTGTCCGAGTCTGATGAAGCAGGGGTTTACATCGTAGCGACGAGGGATGGCAGACAAATTTTCGTGACAGGACATTCCGAGTACGATCCGACGACCCTGCAAGATGAGTACCAGCGGGATGTGAACAAAGGCTTGGATATAGCTGTTCCGCGTAATTACTATCCAAAGGACGATCCAAGCCGCGAGCCCATCGTCACTTGGCGCGCACATGCGAATTTGATGTTTTCCAACTGGTTAAACTATTACGTTTACCAAGAGACACCGTATGATTTGAACAACAACAAGCGATAG